The genome window TCCAGGAGGCCTTCGAAGGTCTCTCGACCGAGAGCGAGATGCGCGCGCTCGAGAACGTGCGCGGCGAGATCGAGCGCATGAAGGCCGAGAGCCGCATCGACGTGGACATGGACTCCGGCCTCGAGAAGCGCGTCCGCGCCATCCGCGACGAGGCCAAGCTCGACGCCGCCCGCCGCGAGCTCGAGGAGCTGAAGCGCCGGCTGCGGCCGGCCGCCCAGCTCGGCGCCGCTCCGCGCGAGACCGTGATCGACCTCGCGCCGGCCGCGACCGTGAGCACCGCGCGCTGACTCGTCCGCCGATTTCGCTACCCTGGGCGCGTTCCCGCCGGGGTGGCGGAATTGGCAGACGCGACGGCCTTAGAAGCCGTTGCCGCAAGGCGTGCAGGTTCGACTCCTGTCCCCGGCACTCACTCCGGCCGTCAGGCTCGAGCAGTGACTTCGTCGAGCCGCGCGAGCCCGAGCTCGGGCTCAGCCGTAGCCGGCGGTCTCTTCCAGCTCGGCCACGATCGCGGGCGAGTAGCCCATCTCGCCGGTGAGCGCGGCGCGTAGTTCCGCGTCGCCGAGCTCGCGGGTGCTGACTCCCGCGGCGGTCTTCTCGTGCCGCTTGCAGCCGGTGAACGAGACCAGCCGGCCGGGGAAGTTCTTGCGCGCGTAGAGCGCGGTGTTGAACACCGAGTAGCCGCGCGAGATCTCGTAGCGCGCCAGGTAGAAGGCCTCGTCGACCGGGTCCTGCATCAGCCGACACGGCAGAGTGTCGGCCGACTGGGTCATGCCCCAGTGCACGCGGAAGGAATCGCCCACCGGCTCGATCCGGATCGGGTGGACGGCGTCGCCCAGCGTGCGCGCCGCGCCGCGCTCGAGCGGGATCGGAAAGCCGCACTCGATCGACGAGTCGACCATCCAGTC of Myxococcota bacterium contains these proteins:
- a CDS encoding arylamine N-acetyltransferase translates to MSDLLDRAFERLGLRSRPKPDLAGLESLYAAWCSHVPFDNLRKRIVMAKSQTDPLPGARPDDFLAAFLAHGTGGTCWPSSNGLHALVSACGFDVRRISASMFDRNDHNHGSLVVRLGDRDWMVDSSIECGFPIPLERGAARTLGDAVHPIRIEPVGDSFRVHWGMTQSADTLPCRLMQDPVDEAFYLARYEISRGYSVFNTALYARKNFPGRLVSFTGCKRHEKTAAGVSTRELGDAELRAALTGEMGYSPAIVAELEETAGYG